In Chryseobacterium oryzae, the genomic stretch AAATAATTTATTGAAATAAGAAAGACTTTCAAAACCCACATGAAAGCAGACGTCTGTTATAGATTCATTCTGAAGAAGCAGTAATTTTGCCTGATTGATTCTGTAATTATTTACAAAATCTGTAAACGTCATGTTCGTTTGTTTCTTGAAATAACGACAAAAAGCAGGTGTACTGAGATTTACGTCTTCTGCAATTACATTTACATTGGGATTTTTATCATAATTTTCGTGGATATAATCATAAATAGTTCCCATTCTTATTTTATCATTAAAGAACCATTTCACTCTTGTATCTTCTGTGTTCAACTCTTTACAATCGTTACTTTTCGAAAGAATTTGTAAAATTTCTATTAAACTCATAAAAGAGTTAAAAGAATCTTCATTTTTAATTTGAAGAAGCTTTTTTACAACCATTTCTTTGGTTTCTCCGAAGAATGATAAGCCGAGATAAGAACGTTCCAACAATTCTTT encodes the following:
- a CDS encoding AraC family transcriptional regulator yields the protein MKIQKEEIYFEDNQSFKLFSPSLKDCFFWHYHPEIELVYVEASKGIRHVGKNISDFEESDLLLIGSNVPHLNFDYKIQTECKQLVLQMRENFFHEVIMPVPEFQGIKELLERSYLGLSFFGETKEMVVKKLLQIKNEDSFNSFMSLIEILQILSKSNDCKELNTEDTRVKWFFNDKIRMGTIYDYIHENYDKNPNVNVIAEDVNLSTPAFCRYFKKQTNMTFTDFVNNYRINQAKLLLLQNESITDVCFHVGFESLSYFNKLFKKYIGETPSAFKKKHLSRVEV